The Nerophis lumbriciformis linkage group LG24, RoL_Nlum_v2.1, whole genome shotgun sequence genome includes a region encoding these proteins:
- the slc25a39 gene encoding mitochondrial glutathione transporter SLC25A39 isoform X2, with the protein MAERVVSGASAAISPVQQMLASGTGALLTSVFVTPLDVVKIRLQAQQSPLRQGRCFLYCNGLMEHVYVCQNSSSCSSWYKPPPTHFSGTLDAFVKISRHEGLRSLWSGLPPTLVMAVPATVIYFTCYDQLRDFLRYGLGFHGSHIPLVAGGLARLGAVTVISPLELIRTKMQSRRLTYGELRVCIRTAVAQDGLLSLWRGWGPTVLRDVPFSAIYWFNYELIKARLCERSQTSQANFSISFTAGATSGAVAAILTLPFDVVKTRRQIQLGEMDTLGVAFKKTSSTWHIMKEIWSEVGYRGLFAGFMPRVIKVAPACAVMISTYEFGKAFFQKINCDRERMAS; encoded by the exons ATGGCGGAGCGGGTTGTCAGCGGTGCGTCAGCCGCCATCTCTCCAGTGCAGCAGATGCTGGCCTCTGGCACCGGAGCCCTCCTCACGTCTGTTTTTG TCACACCTCTGGATGTGGTGAAGATCAGGCTGCAGGCTCAGCAGAGCCCTCTCCGTCAAG ggAGGTGCTTCCTGTACTGCAACGGGCTGATGGAGCACGTATACGTGTGTCAGAATAGCAGCAGCTGCAGCAGCTGGTACAAACCACCACCGACACACTTCAGCGGAACCCTG GATGCTTTTGTGAAGATCTCTCGCCATGAAGGACTGAGGTCATTGTGGAGTGGACTCCCACCCACGCT TGTCATGGCCGTACCCGCCACTGTCATTTACTTCACCTGCTACGACCAGCTGCGGGACTTCCTGAGATACGGCCTGGGTTTCCATGGCAGCCACATCCCTCTTGTTGCAGGGGGTCTTGCGAGAT tggggGCTGTGACAGTCATCAGTCCCCTGGAGCTGATCAGGACCAAGATGCAGTCTCGCCGCCTCACCTACGGCGAGCTGCGAGTGTGTATCCGCACCGCCGTGGCCCAGGACGGCCTGCTGTCGCTGTGGCGGGGCTGGGGCCCCACCGTGCTCAGAGATGTCCCCTTCTCTG CAATTTATTGGTTCAACTACGAACTGATCAAAGCTCGCTTGTGTGAAAGATCCCAAACAAGTCAAGCCAACTTCTCCATAAGCTTTACTGCAGGAGCCACGTCTGGAGCT GTCGCCGCCATACTGACGCTGCCTTTCGACGTGGTGAAGACTCGCAGACAGATCCAGCTGGGAGAGATGGACACACTGGGAG TGGCGTTCAAGAAGACGTCGTCCACGTGGCACATCATGAAGGAAATATGGAGCGAAGTGGGCTACCGGGGTCTCTTTGCAG GTTTCATGCCCAGAGTGATCAAAGTGGCGCCCGCCTGCGCTGTGATGATCAGCACCTACGAGTTTGGAAAGGCCTTTTTCCAGAAAATCAACTGTGATCGTGAGCGAATGGCGTCATAG
- the slc25a39 gene encoding mitochondrial glutathione transporter SLC25A39 isoform X1 encodes MAERVVSGASAAISPVQQMLASGTGALLTSVFVTPLDVVKIRLQAQQSPLRQALTSEAATWAGVTCSPKWRCFLYCNGLMEHVYVCQNSSSCSSWYKPPPTHFSGTLDAFVKISRHEGLRSLWSGLPPTLVMAVPATVIYFTCYDQLRDFLRYGLGFHGSHIPLVAGGLARLGAVTVISPLELIRTKMQSRRLTYGELRVCIRTAVAQDGLLSLWRGWGPTVLRDVPFSAIYWFNYELIKARLCERSQTSQANFSISFTAGATSGAVAAILTLPFDVVKTRRQIQLGEMDTLGVAFKKTSSTWHIMKEIWSEVGYRGLFAGFMPRVIKVAPACAVMISTYEFGKAFFQKINCDRERMAS; translated from the exons ATGGCGGAGCGGGTTGTCAGCGGTGCGTCAGCCGCCATCTCTCCAGTGCAGCAGATGCTGGCCTCTGGCACCGGAGCCCTCCTCACGTCTGTTTTTG TCACACCTCTGGATGTGGTGAAGATCAGGCTGCAGGCTCAGCAGAGCCCTCTCCGTCAAG CTCTAACCAGTGAAGCTGCTACCTGGGCTGGTGTCACCTGCTCCCCCAAGT ggAGGTGCTTCCTGTACTGCAACGGGCTGATGGAGCACGTATACGTGTGTCAGAATAGCAGCAGCTGCAGCAGCTGGTACAAACCACCACCGACACACTTCAGCGGAACCCTG GATGCTTTTGTGAAGATCTCTCGCCATGAAGGACTGAGGTCATTGTGGAGTGGACTCCCACCCACGCT TGTCATGGCCGTACCCGCCACTGTCATTTACTTCACCTGCTACGACCAGCTGCGGGACTTCCTGAGATACGGCCTGGGTTTCCATGGCAGCCACATCCCTCTTGTTGCAGGGGGTCTTGCGAGAT tggggGCTGTGACAGTCATCAGTCCCCTGGAGCTGATCAGGACCAAGATGCAGTCTCGCCGCCTCACCTACGGCGAGCTGCGAGTGTGTATCCGCACCGCCGTGGCCCAGGACGGCCTGCTGTCGCTGTGGCGGGGCTGGGGCCCCACCGTGCTCAGAGATGTCCCCTTCTCTG CAATTTATTGGTTCAACTACGAACTGATCAAAGCTCGCTTGTGTGAAAGATCCCAAACAAGTCAAGCCAACTTCTCCATAAGCTTTACTGCAGGAGCCACGTCTGGAGCT GTCGCCGCCATACTGACGCTGCCTTTCGACGTGGTGAAGACTCGCAGACAGATCCAGCTGGGAGAGATGGACACACTGGGAG TGGCGTTCAAGAAGACGTCGTCCACGTGGCACATCATGAAGGAAATATGGAGCGAAGTGGGCTACCGGGGTCTCTTTGCAG GTTTCATGCCCAGAGTGATCAAAGTGGCGCCCGCCTGCGCTGTGATGATCAGCACCTACGAGTTTGGAAAGGCCTTTTTCCAGAAAATCAACTGTGATCGTGAGCGAATGGCGTCATAG